A window of Phyllobacterium sp. T1293 contains these coding sequences:
- a CDS encoding Gfo/Idh/MocA family protein, whose product MSGHGNARALGVGLIGTGFMGKCHALAWNSVRAVFGDVPAVNLVHLGEANADLANQRAAEFGFRKASGDWRAVINDPEVDIVSITTPNQFHPEMALAALQAGKHVWCEKPMAPAFDDAKAMTEAAKKSGKVAALGYNYIQGPAIRHIRQLLAEKIIGDVNHLRIEMDEDFMADPDALFYWKHAATSGYGALDDFAVHPLSLLWALFGRVGRVMCDMSKPYAERKTEGGSTKAVETYDSASVLLHMENGVAGTLQVNRSAWGRKGRIALQIFGSKGSILFDQERANEFQLYVTADRPTEQGYRTILTAPHHDPYGRFIPAPGHGLGFNDLKIIECHELIKRINGQDAHLIGFEEGLEIERTVHAMARSFHEQRWVDVR is encoded by the coding sequence ATGTCGGGTCATGGGAATGCGCGCGCGCTGGGTGTTGGGCTGATTGGTACGGGGTTCATGGGCAAATGCCATGCCTTGGCCTGGAATTCTGTCCGTGCGGTTTTTGGCGACGTGCCTGCCGTCAATCTCGTGCATCTGGGCGAAGCCAATGCCGACCTTGCCAATCAACGTGCAGCAGAGTTTGGCTTCCGCAAAGCCTCGGGCGACTGGCGCGCTGTGATCAACGACCCTGAAGTCGATATCGTCTCCATCACCACACCCAACCAGTTTCATCCCGAGATGGCGCTGGCCGCACTTCAGGCCGGAAAACATGTCTGGTGCGAAAAGCCCATGGCACCGGCATTTGACGATGCCAAGGCGATGACTGAAGCAGCAAAGAAGTCAGGCAAGGTTGCCGCCCTCGGCTATAATTATATTCAAGGCCCGGCCATTCGTCACATCCGCCAGCTGCTGGCGGAAAAGATCATTGGTGATGTCAACCATCTGCGCATTGAGATGGATGAGGATTTCATGGCCGATCCCGATGCGCTGTTCTACTGGAAACACGCTGCAACCTCCGGATATGGCGCACTTGATGATTTCGCCGTCCATCCGCTTTCGCTGCTCTGGGCACTGTTCGGTCGCGTTGGCAGGGTCATGTGCGACATGTCCAAACCCTATGCGGAGCGCAAAACTGAAGGTGGCAGCACCAAGGCTGTTGAAACCTATGACAGCGCCAGTGTGCTCCTGCATATGGAAAACGGCGTTGCCGGAACGCTTCAGGTCAACCGCTCGGCCTGGGGCCGCAAGGGCCGCATCGCCCTGCAAATCTTCGGCTCAAAGGGATCGATCCTGTTCGATCAGGAACGCGCCAATGAATTTCAGCTTTATGTGACGGCAGACCGCCCGACGGAACAGGGTTATCGGACAATCCTCACCGCCCCGCATCATGATCCCTATGGCCGGTTCATCCCTGCCCCCGGCCATGGCCTTGGCTTCAACGATCTCAAGATCATCGAATGCCATGAGTTGATCAAGCGCATCAACGGTCAGGATGCACATCTGATTGGATTTGAAGAGGGTCTGGAAATCGAACGCACGGTTCATGCCATGGCCCGTTCGTTTCATGAGCAGCGCTGGGTTGATGTACGGTAA
- a CDS encoding MurR/RpiR family transcriptional regulator, producing the protein MGSTATQAPLPQDFDALRTLILDRRQLLPKRLAQIAAYALGNPDEIAFGTAASIAQSAGVQPSTLIRFAQHLGFDGFTSLQSVFRERLRERQGSYEERLSGLRGDTSGLSKNRVILNGFLNAASQSIQTISRSVEDDVLERAVEVLAQAETIYLIARRRSYPISAYMAYAFGKLKIRNQLIESTAGIDPEILSFATPNDAAIAISFSPYASATVEHAAALAARGVPVVAITDSAFSPLAQSASVWFEAAEGDFSGFRSLSGTMALAMALTVSVAERRRSL; encoded by the coding sequence ATGGGCAGCACGGCCACCCAAGCACCTTTGCCGCAGGACTTTGATGCCCTGCGCACGCTGATCCTGGATCGCCGCCAGCTTCTGCCCAAGCGGCTGGCGCAGATTGCCGCCTATGCGCTTGGCAATCCGGATGAAATCGCTTTCGGTACGGCGGCAAGCATTGCCCAATCGGCAGGTGTGCAGCCCTCGACGCTTATTCGCTTTGCCCAGCATCTGGGATTTGATGGCTTCACCAGCCTGCAATCGGTGTTTCGCGAGCGCCTGCGCGAACGGCAGGGCTCCTATGAGGAACGGCTTTCCGGGTTGCGCGGCGATACATCAGGTCTTTCGAAAAACCGGGTTATTCTCAATGGTTTTCTCAATGCTGCCAGCCAGTCGATCCAGACCATCTCCCGCAGCGTGGAAGACGATGTGCTGGAACGTGCGGTGGAAGTGCTGGCACAGGCAGAGACAATCTATCTCATTGCCCGCCGCCGCTCCTATCCGATCTCCGCTTATATGGCCTATGCCTTCGGCAAGCTGAAAATCCGCAACCAGCTGATTGAATCAACAGCGGGTATCGATCCGGAGATACTCTCTTTTGCCACGCCAAATGATGCAGCCATTGCCATCAGTTTTTCGCCCTATGCCTCGGCGACGGTTGAACATGCAGCGGCTCTTGCCGCGCGTGGTGTGCCTGTGGTGGCTATTACAGACAGCGCTTTTTCACCTTTAGCACAATCGGCAAGTGTGTGGTTTGAAGCGGCGGAGGGGGATTTCTCCGGGTTCCGTTCGCTGTCGGGAACAATGGCATTGGCAATGGCTTTGACTGTCAGCGTGGCGGAGAGACGGCGCAGTCTTTAA